In Fusarium fujikuroi IMI 58289 draft genome, chromosome FFUJ_chr08, one genomic interval encodes:
- a CDS encoding related to integral membrane protein → MVPAPSGAAVLAVNFSLVALAAAIIGARIYLRLVIQKQKLVAADWVRVAAWISAFVTASFDIIYMKEDVLKPEINYTLVNWDVPPEKLSRVLRYMWASVIPFFVTFYLCKASLLVVYLQLFPPFMTKRRIILWSVVAYCACALIVSLCLQLFLCFPIKRNWSILGPEPFCDDFALVTTFQVAWTLHFVGSLLLFALPWLVLYKLNMRKRVKIGVYCVFLLGIIDIAFSLTRFLTIQLTNVGDFRSITTIELWSGLDVFIGLIIACLPALRPYLRKKGSKYDYNYNTSGRPNNSSGAPVRRAAQSGFEEIDETPSLEGDPGPGPWTGSHSPELTAGWSDKKSNRSDIELVSLDVTAKDRTIV, encoded by the exons ATGGTCCCTGCGCCGTCGGGCGCCGCTGTGCTG GCAGTGAACTTCAGCCTTGTTGCGCTGGCTGCTGCCATCATCGGTGCTCGAATCTACCTGCGACTCGTCATACAGAAACAGAAGCTCGTCGCTGCAGATTGGGTACGGGTTGCAGCATGGATATCGGCTTTTGTTACGGCGTCGTTCGACATTATTTACATGAAGGAGGATGTGTTGAAGCCCGAGATCAACTACACCCTTGTTAATTGGGATGTCCCACCAGAGAAGCTATCAAGAGTGCTGCGG TACATGTGGGCCAGTGTCATTCCCTTCTTCGTGACCTTCTACCTCTGCAAGGCATCACTTCTCGTCGTATACCTCCAGCTGTTCCCACCGTTCATGACTAAGAGAAGGATCATTCTTTGGAGTGTAGTTGCCTATTGTGCATGCGCATTGATCGTGTCACTATGCTTGCAGCTATTCCTCTGTTTTCCGATTAAACGAAACTG GTCGATCTTGGGACCGGAGCCATTCTGTGACGATTTTGCCTTGGTCACTACATTTCAGGTTGCTTGGACGCTGCACTTTGTCGGAAGTCTCTTGC TCTTTGCTCTGCCATGGCTCGTTCTGTATAAGCTCAACATGCGAAAGAGAGTCAAGATCGGTGTCTACTGCGTATTCCTTCTCGGAATAATCGACATTGCATTCTCGCTCACGCGCTTCTTGACAATTCAACTCACAAATGTCGGAGACTTCCGTTCCATTACAACGATTG AACTTTGGAGTGGCCTAGATGTTTTCATCGGCCTGATCATCGCCTGCCTTCCGGCTCTCCGACCGTATCTTCGTAAAAAGGGCTCCAAGTACGATTACAACTACAACACATCCGGCCGACCAAACAACTCGTCTGGCGCACCAGTTCGCAGAGCAGCACAAAGTGGCTTCGAAGAAATCGACGAAACACCATCTCTGGAAGGCGACCCCGGTCCTGGGCCATGGACAGGATCACATTCGCCGGAGCTCACGGCAGGTTGGAGTGATAAGAAGAGCAACAGAAGCGATATCGAGCTTGTTAGTCTCGATGTAACGGCCAAGGATAGGACGATTGTATAA
- a CDS encoding related to Na+/H+ antiporter, which produces MEASLPYHEPSITVIAILSSFLLLLSLINYGLDKIAYCGLIGQIALGIAWGTPGAKWLSREVEDAIVQLGYLGLILLVFEGGLSTSFRSLKANLGLSSIVATTGIALPIGLSFAVMPMLNATSLQAFAAGAALCSTSLGTTFTILGTSGLSATRLGVVLTSAAMMDDVIGLIMVQVISNLGGDTFDAITVVRPVVVSLGFAIIIPVLCRFIVLPLTIRLKAFRNANPTSRISNVFAMSQTAFVIHTGYLLGIVISATFAGTSSLLAAYIAGATISWWDSDVPHLETREISANATEATGESVITEELATQDPAPDSNVLPKVMEGGSGAEIFHHYYDPALQHILKPFFFASIGFSVPITKLFTGPIVWRGVIYSILMIIAKLACGLWLMSFTNPFRALVQLSHKLTPKLKRSSKGLVPGAQCAENSSPSDGAGAAQEGEGRDAVPLEPVTDADTSQVPPQVRNSTPKPEKALSLYPACIVGIGMVARGEIGYLISALAESKGIFGATAGGQSSDIFLIVTWAITLCTIIGPIYVGLIVNRVRKLENGSLKEKGEGKKNVLGAWGVS; this is translated from the exons aTGGAAGCTTCACTTCCATACCACGAGCCTTCTATAACTGTCATAGCCATTCTGTCaagctttcttcttcttttgagtttaattaattatggCCTCGATAAAATAGCTTATTGCGGTCTAATCGGCCAAATAGCGCTAGGCATAGCTTGGGGAACACCAGGTGCAAAATGGCTCTCAcgggaggttgaggatgctATAGTGCAGCTTGGATACCTTGGgctcatccttcttgtctttgaag GCGGTCTATCAACATCTTTTAGATCTCTCAAGGCTAATCTTGGTCTTTCATCCATCGTGGCCACGACTGGAATTGCTCTTCCAATCGGCCTCTCTTTTGCAGTTATGCCCATGCTTAATGCAACCTCATTGCAAGCCTTTGCCGCTGGTGCTGCCTTGTGCTCTACCAGTCTCGGTACGACGTTCACTATCCTAGGCACAAGCGGTCTTTCTGCAACGCGTCTCGGTGTTGTTTTGACCAGTGCTgccatgatggatgatgtcATAGGCCTAATCATGGTCCAGGTTATCTCAAACCTCGGTGGTGATACCTTTGATGCCATCACAGTCGTCAGACCTGTCGTCGTTTCTCTTGGTTTTGCTATCATCATTCCTGTTCTTTGCAGATTCATCGTTTTACCGCTTACTATTCGACTCAAGGCTTTCCGAAACGCGAATCCGACTTCTAGAATTTCAAATGTTTTTGCTATGAGCCAGACTGCTTTTGTCATCCATACTGGATACCTCCTCGGGATAGTCATTAGTGCGACTTTTGCAGGCACCTCAAGTCTCTTGGCTGCTTACATAGCTGGTGCAACTATCAGTTGGTGGGATTCCGATGTTCCTCATCTCGAAACTCGAGAGATCAGCGCCAATGCCACTGAAGCTACGGGAGAAAGTGTGATTACCGAAGAGTTGGCAACCCAGGACCCAGCTCCAGATAGTAACGTTCTCCCAAAGGTCATGGAAGGCGGTTCAGGTGCCGAGATCTTTCATCATTACTACGACCCTGCCCTTCAACACATTCTAaagcctttctttttc GCCTCTATTGGATTTTCCGTCCCCATCACAAAACTATTCACAGGTCCCATCGTATGGCGTGGCGTGATCTACTCTATCCTTATGATAATTGCTAAGCTTGCCTGCGGTCTTTGGCTTATGTCTTTCACGAATCCATTCCGGGCCCTTGTACAGCTTTCTCATAAGCTTACACCCAAGCTCAAAAGATCCTCTAAAGGATTGGTGCCTGGTGCTCAATGCGCAGAGAACTCATCGCCCAGCGATGGCGCTGGTGCCGCACAGGAAGGAGAAGGACGCGATGCTGTCCCTTTGGAACCCGTCACTGACGCAGATACGTCTCAGGTGCCTCCGCAAGTACGTAACTCGACACCTAAACCTGAAAAGGCTTTGTCTCTGTATCCAGCATGTATCGTTGGTATTGGCATGGTAGCTCGAGGTGAGATCGGATATTTGATCTCGGCACTGGCTGAAAGCAAAGGTATCTTTGGCGCAACGGCGGGTGGCCAGTCCTCAGATATCTTTCTGATCGTTACCTGGGCTATTACGCTCTGTACAATCATTGGGCCTATATATGTGGGATTGATCGTGAACAGAGTTAGAAAACTAGAGAATGGGAGTCTAAAGGAAAAGGGcgaaggaaagaagaacgTTCTCGGGGCCTGGGGAGTGAGCTAG
- a CDS encoding probable cysteine synthase B — protein MASPNPLNVYKGQDSIQKYFDPESAPPLPLVEIPESLNPYRQDGVRIYAKMMTMHPANNVKAMPALNLLQNCVVPGKTKAVVEYSSGSTVLSMSLISRAIHGVDDVRAFLSNKTSSTKLRLMQFFGIDITLFGGPSQPEPLDERGGIRAAQRLAQESDAAVINPNQYENDLNWNAHVKWTGPQIYKQLPEINVICAGMGTSGTMTGLGTYFKDAKPTVYRLGVCTAPGDRVPGPRSFALMAPVQFPWKRAVDHIEEVDSHNSFSLSLDLCRNGIVCGPSSGFNLKGLYQLIEKRKTEGTLTDLAGPDGTINCVFLCCDLPYQYINEYFDKLGESYFPSIKNEDLLKVDLYRYDEKWERSASEALDAFFDVDRGALLDMVLADPKIGSVNTVDLQSILRSKQDTTIIDLRQPDDFSMFHLPGAVNMPFVHDGTPSPFSDAKLLESLWKNLEGAFKAPGAEVQSLLSGRRVLLTCYDGDSARVATSVLRVKGYEADSIRGGFQALNKMRQSSNQTPVAGSRESSPWVDLSQEALSVGASQSARVSL, from the exons ATGGCCAGCCCCAACCCTCTCAACGTGTACAAGGGACAGGACTCGATCCAGAAGTACTTCGATCCAGAATCAGCACCGCCACTACCGCTTGTTGAGATTCCGGAGTCGCTTAATCCATATCGCCAAGATGGAGTGCGTATCTATGCCAAGATGATGACTATGCATCCTGCGAACAACGTCAAAGCGATGCCCG CTCTGAACCTTCTTCAAAATTGTGTAGTACCCGGCAAGACCAAGGCGGTGGTTGAATACAGCTCAGGATCGACTGTCCTGTCGATGTCATTGATTTCACGAGCTATTCATGGTGTCGATGACGTTCGAGCATTCCTAAGTAACAAGACGAGCTCCACTAAGCTTAGGCTGATGCAGTTCTTTGGTATTGATAT TACACTATTCGGTGGCCCATCCCAGCCAGAGCCACTTGACGAACGCGGTGGTATCAGAGCAGCTCAGAGACTTGCACAAGAATCAGATGCAGCTGTCATCAACCCAAACCAATATGAAAACGATCTT AACTGGAATGCCCATGTCAAGTGGACGGGCCCGCAAATCTATAAGCAGTTACCGGAAATCAACGTCATCTGTGCTGGCATGGGAACCTCAG GTACTATGACTGGACTTGGCACATACTTCAAAGACGCAAAGCCTACAGTATATCGACTTGG AGTTTGCACAGCTCCCGGTGACCGAGTCCCTGGCCCTCGATCCTTCGCTCTTATGGCCCCCGTCCAGTTCCCCTGGAAGCGGGCAGTCGATCATATTGAAGAAGTCGACTCTCACAACTCTTTCTCCTTGTCTTTAGATCTCTGCCGAAACGGCATCGTCTGTGGGCCGTCTTCTGGTTTCAACCTTAAGGGTCTGTATCAGCTTATAGAGAAGCGCAAGACTGAAGGTACTCTCACAGATCTGGCTGGACCAGATGGAACTATTAACTGTGTGTTCTTGTGCTGTGACCTACCATACCAGTACATCAATGAGTACTTTGACAAACTTGGAGAGAGCTATTTCCCCTCTATCAAGAATGAG GACCTTCTGAAAGTCGACTTGTATCGATACGACGAGAAGTGGGAAAGATCAGCATCAGAAGCCCTCGATGCATTCTTCGATGTAGACCGAGGAGCACTACTCGACATGGTTCTTGCCGACCCAAAGATTGGATCTGTCAACACCGTTGACTTACAGAGCATTCTGAGATCTAAACAGGACACTACAATAATCGATCTACGCCAACCTGACGATTTCAGCATGTTCCATCTACCAGGCGCGGTCAATATGCCTTTTGTACACGACGGCACCCCAAGTCCATTCTCCGATGCCAAGCTATTGGAATCACTATGGAAGAACCTCGAAGGTGCTTTCAAGGCTCCCGGAGCAGAAGTACAATCTCTTCTTAGCGGAAGAAGAGTTCTTCTCACATGTTACGATGGTGATAGTGCTCGAGTTGCAACCAGCGTCTTGAGGGTCAAAGGATACGAGGCAGATAGTATCAGAGGTGGATTCCAAGCGCTGAACAAAATGAGACAAAGCTCAAATCAAACGCCAGTGGCTGGATCCCGAGAATCATCGCCTTGGGTGGATTTGAGTCAGGAGGCGCTGAGCGTTGGCGCATCACAGTCTGCTCGCGTTTCGCTATAG